Below is a genomic region from Zea mays cultivar B73 chromosome 9, Zm-B73-REFERENCE-NAM-5.0, whole genome shotgun sequence.
gcggcgatggcggcgCCGCAGCCGGCGCtggcgagggcaccacgcccacGGCGGCTCAGGGTGCCCCACATCCTGTCGGACTCCAGCGTGACCAGCCCCGCGCAGCCGTCATTCCGCAAGCAGCCGCCAGTGGGAACACCATCCTCCTCGTCCGCATGGGACTGGGAGAACTTCTACCCGCCGTCGCCGCCAGACTCCGAGTTCTTCGACCGCCGGAAGGCCGAGGTCGAGCAGGCCAGCCGCCTCCGGGAGCTCGAGGAGGAGGAGAAGGCCCGAGCCTACCTCCACCATCACACCCACTACAACCTCAAGGAAGAAGACGAGGCCGCTGAAGACGACGACGGTGAGGTGGACCATGAACCAGATGGGATGCATTCCGGCGGATGGGAGGACGACGAGCACTACGCGTCCACGACCACGTCGGAGACCAGATCGGACGAGGAGGGCGAGATGGGGGACAGATCGGAATGCGGGTTCGCGGCCAGATCAGAGTGCGGGTTCGTGGCCAGATCGGAGTACGGCGGGACGGCACCGTCAGAGTACGCCGCCGTACCATTGCCCCTGAGGAGGGATGAAAGGTCGGAGGCTGGCGACTTCTCCACTGTCATGGCGGCGACAGAGATGCGGATGGTGGTGCGTCATCGCACCCTCGCGGAAATCGTGGCGGCCATTGAGGAGTACTTTGTCAAGGCAGCCGACTCCGGCAACGATGTGTCCGAGCTTCTGGAGGCCAGCCGCGCACAACTCGACCGCAACTTCCGGCAGCTTAAAAGTATGAGAGAACACAAACTACGGCTCAAAAATGAAAATGTGATTCAGATTGTTGTTCTGCTCTATGATTTCACTGAATATGCAATGACTTGTGGTTTATGGTTTAGCTGTTCTACTTACTTTGGTTTCTTCTCTTGCAGAGACGGGTTACCATTCCAACAGCGTGCTATCAGCATTCTCATCGACGTGGACGTCAAAACCGCCATTGGCTGTACGATACAAGTTGGACACTAATGCACTGGAGATGGAGTCAACGGAAGGGAAGAGTCATGGATCCACTCTAGAGCGGCTTTTGGCTTGGGAGAAGAAGCTCTACGAGGAGGTCAAGGtaaatttttcatttttttaTGGTTACTTGGACATTGAATCATTGATGATTATCATATTCAGCATTTGAGTACTGGAACAGTACCCAAATCGAGATGTCgtttgctatggaattatcagtTCAGTTGTTACAATCAACGAAACATCTTGGGACTATTCAGCTTGGCTCCCCTTGATaatgatccaacttcattacctgGAGTCCTGGAGCAATGTGAGCTCTGTGAGCTCAGCTGTCACATTCTGCATCCACCTTTATTTTGCATGGAAACAATGCCATGCATATATGATGCTTTGATAAGATTGGCAAGGTCTGCATCTTTGCTCTTGAAAAGACCCATGACCCTGGCAGTCATTGGACTCTCACATGGTATTGTAGGTATCAATCCGTCAGAGACCAAGGGCATGGCTGGAGCTAGTTTTGATCTTTTTGCTAAGAGATATCTCCACcactttaggccttgttcggttattcccaatacacatggattggatgagattggaaaaaataagaagtttgacttgtttgggattcaaacccatccaatcccactcaatccacatggattgagagctaaccgaacaagccattATTAGAGTTGTGCTACAAATGAACCTTACGAAAAGAATGACTAGAAATTGTATTTTCTATTGGATCGAGTGAACCGCTTCCATATTGAACCTTTAATGTGAAAGGATAATCTGATTCTGTTGCATAAAGTGTCTTTATAGGTGCATTTTCTGATTTTGGAACAGCCAGAGTCTTTGCACAATAACTACTTTCAGGAAGTCAGCAAGCACAAATACCTTGATACATTGCAATTGACTTCTTAACCACCACCTTCATGTTCTCTTCCCTTTTTTGCTCTTTTTGTTTCTACAATACTCTTGTACTTCAATTTTTTTATCTATGAAGGTACAGATGGTCAAGAAATTCTCTTTTTCTAGACATAATATATTCCTGTAATGCCATAATTAGATTTAGCATATCTGTCTTTACTTTCACAAATTGATGGTATTACTTTCTGCAGCTTTTGAGCTTCTTGCATTACATTACAATATTTTGGATCTTTAGTGTCAAGACTGATACACTCGAAGTCCTGTCCACTAAGCCGTTTCTTGAGCCAGTATCAATTTTGATTACTGCAGGCAAGGGAGAGTGTGAAGATTGAGCATGAGAAAAAGCTTTCTACTCTGCAGAGCCTGGAATACAAAGGGAGGGATAGTGCAAAGCTGGATAAGACCAAGGCCTCCATAAACAAGCTGCAATCACTGATTGTTGTTACCTCTCAGGCTGCCACAACTACATCATCAGCCATCGTTAGAGTCCGTGACAATGAGCTTGCACCACAGCTTGTTCAGCTCTGTTTTGCGTGAGTCTTATGTCCATTCCTACACGCCTAATTCCAGACCATATGGTCCTGCTCTCAAGTACTTAACTTTTTCAGAATATTAACATGTAGGCTATTGGGCATGTGGAGGTCAATGAACCATTTCCATGAGATACAGAATGAGATTGTTCAGCAAGTCCGTGGTCTGGTGGACAGCTCCATGGCTGAGTCAACATCTGACCTCCACAGGCTTGCAACTCGTGACCTTGAGGCTGCTGTTGCGGCGTGGCACTCCAACTTCGACCGCCTCATCAAGTATCAGCGCGACTACATCCGCTCTCTGTATGGCTGGCTGAAGCTCACACTCTGCCAGGTGGATAGCTGTGTGCCACAGGGAGCCCATGCCTCGATGATCTCGCGCGAACTCACCAGCTTCTGTGACGAGTGGAAGCAAGCACTAGACCGTCTTCCAGACGCTGTTGCTTCGGAGGCGATCAAGAGCTTTGTGAACGTTGTCCATGTCATCTACGCCAAGCAGGCAGAGGAGATGAAGGTGAAGAAGCGGGCAGAGGCATACTCGAAGGAGCTAGAAAAGAAAACCAACTCGCTCAGGTCCGTCGAGAAGAAGTACTACCAGTCCTACTCGATGGTCGGCCTTGGCCTTCCTGGCAGCGGCGGGCACGGTGGCATTGACAGCCACGCGTACGACGCCCGTGATCCTCTTGCGGAGAAGAAAACCGAGATCGCCCAGTGCCGTCGGAAGGTGGAGGACGAGATGGCGAGGCACGCTAAGGCCATCGAGGTCACGCGGTCAATGACGCTGAACAACATCCAGACAGGCCTGCCGGGTATATTCCAAGCCATAGCTGGTTTCTCAGGGACAGTGGTTGAAGCTCTTGACGTGGTGTGCCGCCGAGCTGGGTCAGTGCGGTAGGACCTCTTGCCCCACCAGAATTACCAAGAGACCATCCTTTCTCTCTCTGGGTGATTCAGTAGTTTACTTATATAGGGAAACTgcaaaatataatataatataatatatagCTCAAAGTAGAGTGATGGAATATAGGAGAAGGCTCCTGGATGTTTTTCCCTGTCAGGATGGTTTCGGTTGTAGATAATGTGATTTTGCCCATGATTTGTTGATCTCATCTGGCCCTTTCTCTGGGAAGTGGGAAGGGAGATACATAATGTACATACATTAAGGTCACCTTGCACTCTAGCGTTGATCAAGCCTGTGCTTCTGCCTAACAAAAGCGTTAACTTTCTTTATATGTTATGTGCATGAGTGTTCTTTGAAGTGTGTTACTGTTTCCTGTGGGTTCAGAAGTCCGGGTTGTGCGGTCTGTTctgctgcctgcctgcctgcctggacTCTCGAGTGGGTTTCGTATGCTTTTGTTCTCTGCCGTTGCCGTTGCCGTCCTGCATTGGTTGTTCGTGATGATCCAGAATTCCAGATGTTGGCTTTACACGCCGATTCTACGGTTTGTTTCGGGCCTCCCTGGAAATCTTTTCGAGTCCATGAAGCATCTTGGGGTGTCTTTACTCTAGCGCTAATGCAGCCAGGTTATGTGGCTTTGATAGGCGATCAAGGGGCAGGGCCGCTAGTCGCCAGCTGTTGCACAGTCCCACACTGTCTGCCCCCAGCACGGCCTTGCCTTCCGAACCGCAATCACTGCTTCCCCTCTTCAGCAACACGGACACGGTGGAGGAGAAGGAGAACGGCAAAAGCAAGGCTGGCATTTTGGACCTATCTGGCTGCTCGGCAAAGCCAGCCGCCCCTTTTGACGCATGACTCGGTGGCATGAAAAAAGTAGCTGGCATTGAGTCACCCACAAGGTCCAGGACATGCTACGCGCCTACGCATCGTTGGGACCGACTGATAGCAGGACGAAGGTCGGGACTTGGGAGGAGGAAAAAAAACCCAGGCAACATGTGTGGTTGACACCTTCCGGCATCTACTAATGTAGATCGCCTTTCACGTGATGTATATGTTAGAGCATCTCCATTAGTTCTTAAAAAAGCTCCTTAAATTAAATACAAATTGAAAACAAAGCAACCTTACCTTCCAAAAGTTCTCAACTCTTAGGTTTAAATATTTTTAAATTATGCTAACTTGATGGTAATTCATTATTTTCGTACCTTAAATCATTTAAAGTGTATCACTCGTATATAGATACGAATTCGATGTGATTCAACACCCCAAATTTGGGTACTAAATATAGATATTTAGAAAGTTGATATATTTTGGGATCTCATTTAAAAAACTGTTGAAGCATGATTTTTTGTTACTAACACTCTAAATTTATTTTAGAGACTTTTTTTAAGAAACTAGTGGAGTTGCTCTTAGGTCACCTTTCACAACGCTTCTTGTTGTAGTATCAGTGCACCACTCTGTAGAACATCCTAGAAGTAGTAGCTTCTAGTTCTGATGATACAATGATCCTTGTGTGGAGTTAAGGGTAAAAAAGTTGGCAAACCTTCGAGTACAACTTACTTTTCGGAAGACCAGTTCAATTCCTTCTATCGTTCTCTATGtgcgcaagtggtgctctagTGTCATCTTCACTATTGAACGAGAGACAATAGTAGAGCACCACTTGCACATATAGAACAATAGACGGATTAGACCTGGTCTTCCAAAAGATAAATCGATTAAGAGGTCCCAACATTAATGATCTAAGGCTCCGAATGAAGGTTCCTAGTAATTACTACACCATTTCTCCATTAGTTATCACTAGTGCGACATGTAGAGATGGCAACGTGTAGTAGCAATCCATATCCGTATCCCATAAAAAAATCATACCCGTCGGGTTACCCATATACGTTCACGGGTATAAAATCatacccgaagcaaggcgtagcaactaaatatctaagaattcgcttaacggccacaaggtgacactcccttgggtcggattgaaatctagtacacatgcatacgcttagcataatatccggtctactagcacataaataaagtaaagaccctattgttgggcctgtgcttcgtcgccgaaggtcttctaggaagaagcggccttcggctgaagctgtttgtataagatggccgaaggtccctcttcatgaagcttcggtattacaaaccgacttaaagatagaatgaccttttagtccataaaggtctgagtcaatgttgtaaacttttataaggggcatacttgtaatccctcacaggctgcgccctgtgcctataaatagtgaacagtattcccttactgttcacggattctggtaactgcaaccgcatattctggaattcaaccttttgtcaaggcagaggtattattgtattcaatgattggatatattaagaaaatgtaatataattcgtctatgacttgtttatctcttttgtaccttttgttttatgtcatcttgcaatatctattgaaatcttAGTACGAAGATCTAAACTTCGTAATttcactctcatcaaccttcgtccaagacccattatcctcaagggaataatgtttcatggacgaaggaagttgacgtttaacattttatgttgccttgttcttaattcatagcacttgagaacgagtctccaacattggcgcccacctccggtgaactcacttccactttttgagctgatggcttcgttcaacgatcaagctggagctgcttcggacccgaagctagtgctcccaatcacaggtggttcgtcctcagagccagctaacaagaaacaaaagaaggaagcacagagaagggtacagcatgttggggtgcaaggacccttcatcaagtcaagatggtctcacattcctattaccttctcccaagaggaccttcagctcaaggattacccacacaacgatgccatggttatctcttgtgttatcaaaggatttctggtccacaatgtcttggttgacacagacagtgcagctgacatcatatttgctaaggccttcagacaaatgcaagagccagaagataagattcatgatgctacacatcctctctgtggcttcggaggaagacaaattgtagcactgggcaagattaccatgtcagtgacctttgggttcatcaacaacactagaactgagcaagttgtgtttgacattgttgacatggaatacccttacaatgcaattattggtcgtggcaccctcaatgcttttgaagcaattcttcaccctgcctatctttgcatgaagataccttcggatcaaggacccatcgctattcatggaagccaggaagctgccagaagggccgaaggaaactggactgattcaaaagcaatccacaacatagatggagctgaagcttgtgaacagtacaaattcagaagggagaaagcagcttcagcagatcagccgaagcccatgctcttatgtgaggatatagcagagcagaaggtgctgttgggctctcagttatccgaagaacaagagaaaaccttgataaggtttttgttcaacaacaaagatgtttttgcatggtcagccaatgatctctgcggagttaatagggatgttattgagcattcgctcaatgtcgatccatccttcagacccagaaagcaaaggcttcggaaaatgtcagatgataaggccgaaggtgctcgcaacgaagtcaaaagactcctcagtgcaggagttatcagagaagtaaagtacccagaatggttagctaatactgttatggtaaaaaaggccaatggcaagtggcgaatgtgtatcgattttacagaccttaacaaggcttgtccgaaggatgaattcccattgccaaggatagactctttagttgatgcagcagcttcttcagagctcatgagtctgttagactgttattcaggctatcatcaaatctggatgaagaaggaagatgagccaaagactagcttcataactccaagtggcacatattgttatcttcggatgcctgaggggctcaaaaacgctggaggaagtttcagcagaatgactgcgaaggttctctagtctcagataggcagaaatgtgctaacttatgttgatgacatcattgtaaaaagcacgaagcaggagaatcatattgctgacttgcaggagaccttcgccagtttcagacaaactggcttaaagttgaatccagaaaaatgcgtcttcggagtaaagaaggggaaatttctaggatgcttggtttcaacaaagggaattgaagctaatccaagtaagattgaagctatacttcggatggagccaccaactacaaaaaagggggctcaaagattgacaggaaggttggcatctctcaatagattcatatccagatcagcagagagaaacttaccattcttcgaagtgctgaagtcagccgaagtctttcaatggggaccaatccagcagaaggccttcgaagagctgaagcagtatttaatagatctaacagcactaactccacctatgccaggggctcctttattattatatgtggcagcttcgcactcagcggtaagtgcagcacttgtccaggagaagcttgatggccaagccaggaaacaggtcccagtatattttgtatctgaagttcttagtatatcaaagaaaaactacacagaattagagaaggtgttatatgctgttttgatggcatccaggaagcttcggcactattttcaagcttacaacataattgttccttcttcacaacctctgaaggatattatgaggaaccgagaagctactggaaggattggaaaatgggctgcagagctcaatgaattttgtattgaatatgttcatagatcttcgattcagtcccaggcgttagcagacttcattgctgactggacgccaggggctcaggaggaagaagcaaataaagacaccgaagcatggacagtgttttgcgatgggtcctggggaaccttcggagcgggagcggctgctgtgttggtttcaccttccaaagttaaaacttgttatgcggcaaagcttgattttagttgcacaaacaacattgccgagtacgaagccctgcttctgggtcttcggaagctaaaagcaatgggaatcagaagggctgttcttaaaactgattcccaaattgtttcgggtcatatcgacaagagttgcaaggctaaagatccgaagcttgaaaagtatctggacatggttcggagagttgaagcttcctttgagggattttctgtcaaaaatatccctcggggacaaaatgagcatgctgatttgctagctaagtcagcagcacaggggctgcccttaccttcggatgtcttcttcgaaacaataaaagcaccttcggtggaacttcttgaaagagcagtcctcaatatatctcctgtttatagcgaagattggaggactgagatcatctcttatcttcagggtaaattcctttcagatgacgaagcctataacaggaggatagaggcaagagctcgtccatatgtcatgatagaaggagagttgtacaagcatggagtttgtgctccgctactcaagtgtttatccagaaccgaaggtatagagttgatgaaagaaatacatgcaggcctgtgtggatctcacattggatctaggccgttacttggaaagaaatttccgccaaggattttattggccgaaggcagcttcggatgcagcggaattagtccaaaagtgcgaaggttgtcagaaatgtgcacgagatcaaaaacaaccttcgtctttaacacagctcatacaacccatttggccattgcaaaggtggggccttgacttgttaggtccgttaccaccggcccaagggaacctaagatatgttgtagtggcggtggaatatttttctaaatggattgaggcaaagcctttagctacaataacttcggccaccgtccaaaagtttttctggcagaatattgtttgtcgtttcggggtaccaaaggctatcactgtggataatggaacacagtttgactccgaagcttttagggatttctgtgatcaaattggtacgaagatccattttgcatcagtcagacatccggagtcaaatggactcgttgaaagagccaatggcattataatgacaggaataatgaagtcaatcttcaatcaaccaaggggaaagtggccagatcagttaaccaaagtggtgtggagccataatacaacaacatcaaggtctacaggctttaccccattcaagttattattcggtgacgaagcaataactccagaagaagctaaaaccggatcaataagggtagtagcttcggcagcatcaggttccgaagctgattattctgtggaaaaagatgctttagaagggatcaggttgcaagccgtggaaaacatcaacaaatatcaagccgaaacaattaaatggcgagatagaaaggttcggctaaagaatattgagccaggacacttggtgcttcggagagtggccaacccagaaacagtgggcaagttacagttgaaatgggatggacctttcttagtagcatcttcgtcaagacccgcttcatacagattgaaggatatggacggcaacgacattcctagatcttggaatgcggatgagcttcggcgatattatgtataattcgatgtaatttttcatattttttatttttctttcatggcacccttttcctttccgaagggggagaaaggtttttaatggggccatcacatgtaatttccttttttagttctataagagcaaaaccccccaaggaatgtaaatgtaaaaactgagaacgcaccatcgagtgccgaaaagtaaaaacgaagaagctccaaagtcgttcctaagggaatgcagagcttacagcgaaaagtcaacgctgattccgccaaaagtaaaggcgaagaagctccaaagtcgttcctaagggaatgcagagcttacagtgaaaagtcaacgctgattccgccaaaagtaaaggcgaagaagctccaaagtcgttcctaaggggatgcagagctgaggtgtgattaaggaaataatggctatgagtatggcttgaggtgtgattgtttggccattcatttgcacatcgcattacatcataacatttgcattcataaacattcatccaggcatatgtaggataatcatcttcatggtataagcggttgcttcggcaaataaaaaaagagagagaaaaaaaggaggggaagaaagagcttcgtgtataaaaaggagagcttcggaaagaaggaaaatgttgttttctatgcttcgttgcgtacgaaaagaagggaaggtgttttttcgccttcggctcaaaaaagaaaatttcgtccacatcaaagcatttctcatacatcaatggaaggataaggatatattacaaggtatgaacagaattcattaaagacaagttttagttacatttacaaaagttatctcaaaagtttctcaagtactgtctacagtactgtttaatctccaaggagcttcagcttcggcgtcattttttaatcatcggcttcggcttcgtcatcctacatgaataaggacgttgtaagtcaaaatcgagcttgcaagaaaaggtaagcacaaggtatggtttcttactggttcaaggtggctacgagcttcgtctccagccttttctcgcccaccttttgtccatatcatttttacaaatctattagagatacttcgggcgagatcaggaatgtcatccaggattgatggtgataaagtgaaatttggcctattgacaatttttccatgatcgcagccagctttcaggaaggctgcagcagtgcctcgagaagccacccaggcacagaagtcactgtgcccagctatgacttcgtcgagctcgtcaatctcaccctcaatatgttcgaaggtcttcggtaaatcttcagctgaggggacgaatttttcactgctagctccaactgagtgaaaaaattTTCTTAATcgatgaatgcatttgttgctaaattccagacatttttcttgaaggcttgtcaatagttttctcaaatccgaattttgttgagcttcggcttcaagttttgcattaagattttgcttttctcgttcgaactgttcagactggcggagaagcttcgtgttcagttctgttatttttgcttcagcttccgccaatgaaccttcggttgcctggagctcaaagttctttttctcgataacatctgattgctcctttattttgctttccaaattttcaattataacttcgtgtttcttgtcttcaaaatcttgctgcattttcaaggctttgctcaatagcatactctgcacggaaacaaccttcgtcagacatgttctcgttattagaaacaataaaagttaaaaatagttcaccttgaaattagaataaaataagctaccaacgatatgctgtcgtcggtagcggctgatgtctgtttctagcttcggaaaaccgatactctttgacagagtaccgataactttggccccagtttgatctcgaatacaatctaatttttcgtcatcaatgcctccgaagaggagtgctccaggtttgtatccgcagaattttgcatattctctaagctcttctctttcagcttttgacagtttttctccaactaaattctggaatatgaacgcttcgttctctgaagcttcatcagcaatttctttccctttctccgacgctgcggtcgcggcctcttcggcggcggtggtagcttcttctgcagccatatctagcagtattttgtcaatgtgtgcgattgtgctctccaggttcaaatcttcagctgcggcagcttcggcagctgcgacctccgaaggtacaatttcaatatatgtcccttccgcagccgctggtgttttctgagctgaagttcttggcggtgtcttgtcaattacttctgtcacagtgataattctttgtctttTCGCTTTGATtactttcttcgatttttcgggctccttgtccttctgaaaaaactttgtcagtcggggcctcagtggacttagcttcgcaggtaaggattcagtcattaccttcagaatttcctcaacgtcagcgacagagggtgatgcgggggtttcttcgtcggatattttatgcttcggagaagatgctttcttcctcttcggaattttcttctttgatagttctttttcatcttcatttaaggcttcagttatcctcttccttttttggcctccggcacctttgttcagattttcgtaatcagggtattcgaaacccagggcgtccagcactcggtttagtcttcgcttcggacgggtgccgaaggctgcggtcatcaactgatcttcttttttagaataattgccaagtatttcattgcacatcgcttcaatcgtttccagccactcttggcaaggtgttttaaagtatttcttaaacttgaagtagtaaggtaaacgtacaagttcaccttctttcttttctccctgtagcttcggcatttcccattcttttaaactgggaaaaactttgaaagccaaaaactcttgaaccaggtcccttgtgctgatatgctctgcaataattctaaattcattcattgcttgttgtgttggaccttcgggtgtcatattgcagcgaggtcgggtttctccgaagattaattcgagtggactttgcacaagtttttccttgtcgtcatcaaccttaacatagaaccactctgatttccagcctgctgcccatttgcttcggtagctaattacaggaaactttgtagatttccgataggcgaagttatagcaaccaaaattgtcgtgcaatccatcctttctagccttcgtttgataatgcaactcgtgaacccggcaaaagctgtccgcaaatggttccactgcttggcttcggagtgcccagatataaacaataagtctgacgatagcgttaggggtcagctggtgaaaataaataccgaacctcttcagtacctctgcaataatcccatgtagggggaatcttaatccagcttttagaaagcttttgaaaataacaatttcatccttctccggctttggggtagtctcttctcccccgaagcgcaatagcttcttctgattttcagtaaaaaaaagcccgattttaccatcttggacagatcagccttcgaaatagtagatttcccgaagtccaaatggctgggtttgcttggtatagcaatgcgataatcatcttcgggatcagtttcctcaatatct
It encodes:
- the LOC100279303 gene encoding Protein ROLLING AND ERECT LEAF 2-like, whose amino-acid sequence is MGCTASKVEQEDTVRRCKERRRHMKDAVAARQLLASAHADYLRSLRVTAAALSRFAQGHPSLAVSHHTAPVLLSAAAPPPAPIAVHAFPTPAPSTAASSSLPPPTPLVQRPHPPPQPPTAAAMAAPQPALARAPRPRRLRVPHILSDSSVTSPAQPSFRKQPPVGTPSSSSAWDWENFYPPSPPDSEFFDRRKAEVEQASRLRELEEEEKARAYLHHHTHYNLKEEDEAAEDDDGEVDHEPDGMHSGGWEDDEHYASTTTSETRSDEEGEMGDRSECGFAARSECGFVARSEYGGTAPSEYAAVPLPLRRDERSEAGDFSTVMAATEMRMVVRHRTLAEIVAAIEEYFVKAADSGNDVSELLEASRAQLDRNFRQLKKTGYHSNSVLSAFSSTWTSKPPLAVRYKLDTNALEMESTEGKSHGSTLERLLAWEKKLYEEVKARESVKIEHEKKLSTLQSLEYKGRDSAKLDKTKASINKLQSLIVVTSQAATTTSSAIVRVRDNELAPQLVQLCFALLGMWRSMNHFHEIQNEIVQQVRGLVDSSMAESTSDLHRLATRDLEAAVAAWHSNFDRLIKYQRDYIRSLYGWLKLTLCQVDSCVPQGAHASMISRELTSFCDEWKQALDRLPDAVASEAIKSFVNVVHVIYAKQAEEMKVKKRAEAYSKELEKKTNSLRSVEKKYYQSYSMVGLGLPGSGGHGGIDSHAYDARDPLAEKKTEIAQCRRKVEDEMARHAKAIEVTRSMTLNNIQTGLPGIFQAIAGFSGTVVEALDVVCRRAGSVR